A part of Dehalococcoidia bacterium genomic DNA contains:
- a CDS encoding asparagine synthase-related protein — protein MAGIAGIQGNDNGKLELMLNSIKYRGPHDTRISRQSGVNIGCNELNVGGVDGAHSASDGGVFVALDGRIYNDEKADKSDARAVLDLYDRYGTRFATKIDGDFACAISDGGRMILARDWAGIKPLYYGHDRHGNLCFASEAKALVGIADDVREFPPGYVYSSETGFHRYDRHEAVETPEFEDYEQAKKVVRQLLMEATEKRMKDGAVKGILLSGGLDSSLITYMAHEIKPDIECFTVSMEQGQDLPLAKDVCKYLGVKHNILMFGEDEINEILPLAIHHQEMYEESCVHGAIANFLAGRFVSPQARCVLTGEGADEFFAGYDGQYKKGKNWEEIAKIIDNLINVAHNTALQRLDRLNAANGYESRTPFLDAKVMDFSLKIPLQCKIHGEEQNGKWILRQAFEGCLPEHIIYQTKRFFAQGSGVAYIMRQQAEKHISEAELAEFNHDKLTPWLASVEELYYYRIFKQTFPDPVYDRLVGRWDPLRPDFFLRRAGV, from the coding sequence ATGGCTGGAATAGCAGGAATTCAGGGGAATGATAACGGTAAGCTCGAGTTAATGCTCAACAGTATTAAGTACAGGGGCCCGCATGATACCCGCATCAGCAGGCAGAGCGGCGTGAACATCGGCTGCAACGAGCTGAACGTCGGCGGCGTGGACGGCGCTCACTCGGCAAGCGACGGCGGCGTCTTTGTAGCACTCGACGGCCGAATATATAACGACGAAAAAGCGGATAAGAGCGACGCCCGGGCAGTGCTTGACCTGTACGATAGATACGGCACACGTTTCGCCACAAAAATCGACGGCGACTTCGCCTGCGCTATATCCGATGGCGGCAGGATGATACTCGCCCGCGACTGGGCCGGCATCAAGCCGCTCTACTACGGCCACGACAGGCATGGTAATCTATGCTTTGCCTCGGAGGCCAAGGCGCTGGTGGGCATCGCCGATGATGTCAGGGAGTTCCCTCCCGGATACGTCTATTCCAGCGAGACGGGATTTCATAGATACGATCGGCATGAAGCGGTGGAGACCCCGGAGTTCGAGGACTACGAGCAGGCGAAGAAGGTGGTCAGGCAACTGCTGATGGAGGCCACGGAGAAGCGGATGAAGGACGGCGCCGTTAAGGGCATTCTGTTAAGCGGCGGGCTGGACAGCAGCCTTATCACCTATATGGCGCACGAGATAAAACCGGACATCGAGTGTTTCACGGTCAGCATGGAGCAGGGACAAGACCTGCCCCTGGCTAAAGACGTGTGTAAATACCTGGGAGTGAAGCACAACATCCTCATGTTCGGCGAAGACGAGATAAACGAGATACTGCCGCTGGCGATACACCACCAGGAGATGTACGAGGAGAGTTGCGTGCACGGGGCCATCGCCAACTTCCTGGCCGGCAGGTTCGTGAGCCCGCAGGCCAGGTGCGTGCTAACGGGAGAGGGAGCGGACGAATTCTTCGCGGGCTATGACGGACAGTATAAGAAGGGTAAGAACTGGGAGGAGATAGCCAAAATTATCGACAACCTCATCAATGTAGCCCACAATACCGCCCTGCAGCGGCTGGACCGGCTCAACGCCGCCAACGGCTACGAGAGCCGCACGCCTTTCCTAGATGCAAAAGTGATGGACTTCAGCCTTAAGATACCACTGCAATGCAAGATACATGGCGAGGAGCAGAACGGAAAGTGGATACTACGCCAGGCGTTCGAGGGATGCCTGCCGGAACACATCATATACCAGACGAAGAGGTTCTTCGCGCAGGGCTCCGGCGTGGCATACATCATGCGCCAGCAGGCAGAGAAGCATATATCCGAGGCCGAGCTGGCGGAGTTCAACCACGACAAGCTTACCCCGTGGCTGGCCTCCGTCGAGGAGCTATATTACTACAGGATATTCAAGCAGACTTTTCCCGACCCGGTTTACGACAGGCTGGTTGGACGCTGGGACCCGCTGCGCCCCGATTTCTTCCTGCGCCGAGCCGGCGTATAA
- a CDS encoding trimethylamine methyltransferase family protein has product MARKGLTGGSYKPLKEEDIARIHDTVMRIFEEVGVQVNSDKALKYFKEAGAKVEERIVKMPREMVMDLVSRAPSDIILYGRDPEHNLHLGDARVYAGTGGTALNIIDGTTGDRRRSTLKDLKDIAKLVDHLDNIHFFLLPTYPDDVKIEDVDINRFFAGLDNTTKHIMGGVYTHDGIEQVIRMAETIAGSPQKLRQEPFISIILCAISPLKIDDKYGDMIVDVARAGIPIALPAEPLCGSTSPVTLASNVAIQTADSLAEVCLTQLVNPGAPAIFGSVASVSDFRDFKYITGAVEMGLSNAASAQMAQFYRLPYYATAGMSDSKMVDAQCGYESALTTLLCALSGANYIHDAAGLLDFALSVSLEKYVTDDEIIGMVMRAVEGITVNDDTLAFDLIKEIGPGGHFVQTKHTRKYMRQEHYQPSLSDREHLEEWQAAGRRDTAVRARERVNKILGAPGYRLPDGVRQKVLKDMPGIID; this is encoded by the coding sequence TTGGCTAGAAAAGGACTTACCGGCGGCAGTTACAAGCCGCTTAAAGAAGAAGATATAGCCCGTATCCACGACACCGTGATGAGGATATTCGAGGAGGTGGGCGTACAGGTAAACTCGGATAAGGCCCTTAAATACTTCAAGGAAGCCGGAGCTAAGGTCGAGGAGCGCATTGTAAAGATGCCGCGTGAAATGGTCATGGATCTTGTGAGCAGAGCCCCATCCGACATCATTCTTTACGGCCGCGATCCTGAACACAACCTACATTTAGGCGATGCGCGCGTCTACGCCGGCACCGGCGGCACCGCCCTCAACATCATCGATGGTACCACCGGAGACAGGCGTCGCTCCACACTCAAAGACCTGAAGGATATCGCCAAGCTCGTCGATCATCTCGATAATATTCACTTCTTCCTGTTGCCCACATATCCCGACGACGTAAAGATCGAGGATGTCGACATCAATCGATTCTTCGCCGGGCTGGACAACACGACGAAGCATATCATGGGCGGCGTGTACACGCACGACGGAATCGAGCAGGTCATTCGAATGGCGGAGACCATCGCCGGATCGCCGCAGAAGCTCAGACAGGAACCATTTATATCGATAATCTTATGCGCCATCAGCCCGCTCAAGATAGACGACAAGTACGGAGACATGATCGTAGATGTAGCCAGGGCAGGCATCCCGATCGCGCTTCCCGCCGAGCCGCTGTGCGGCTCGACATCTCCGGTGACGCTGGCGAGCAATGTGGCTATACAGACGGCGGACTCTCTGGCCGAGGTGTGCCTGACCCAGCTGGTGAACCCGGGCGCACCGGCGATATTCGGGTCGGTGGCATCCGTAAGCGATTTCCGCGACTTCAAGTACATCACCGGAGCCGTAGAGATGGGGCTATCCAACGCCGCCAGCGCCCAGATGGCGCAGTTCTACAGGCTGCCGTATTACGCCACCGCCGGCATGTCCGACTCCAAGATGGTCGACGCGCAGTGCGGCTACGAATCGGCGCTTACGACGCTATTGTGCGCGCTCAGCGGTGCGAATTACATCCACGACGCCGCCGGGCTGCTGGATTTCGCATTGAGCGTCAGCCTTGAAAAGTATGTTACCGATGACGAGATCATCGGCATGGTGATGCGCGCTGTGGAAGGCATAACGGTTAATGACGACACTCTGGCCTTCGACCTCATCAAAGAGATAGGCCCGGGCGGTCATTTCGTGCAGACAAAGCATACGCGCAAGTACATGCGGCAGGAGCACTACCAGCCTTCTTTGAGCGACAGAGAGCACCTTGAGGAATGGCAGGCCGCAGGAAGACGGGACACAGCCGTTCGCGCCAGGGAGAGGGTCAACAAGATACTCGGCGCGCCGGGGTACCGATTGCCGGACGGAGTGCGTCAGAAGGTATTAAAGGATATGCCGGGAATAATAGACTGA
- a CDS encoding corrinoid protein gives MSEEIIKDLKENVIQGRKTSEDDGIDDDMVGKPAVLELTQSAIEADIPVDKIIKDGLTAGMEVVGEKFATKEYFVPDMLASAEAVGAAMDTLKPHLEASHVETKGKFAIVTVKGDIHDIGKNIVAILLKGAGYEVYDLGIDIPTEKIVEFVRENKPDYLGLSALLTTTMVTMGEVIEALKAAGVRDSVKVLIGGAAVSEDFAKQIGADAYCVDGFDAIKKLEQWR, from the coding sequence ATGAGCGAGGAAATAATAAAAGATCTAAAGGAGAACGTTATCCAGGGGAGAAAGACCAGCGAAGACGACGGAATCGATGATGATATGGTGGGGAAACCCGCGGTGCTGGAACTGACCCAGTCCGCCATAGAGGCCGATATTCCCGTGGATAAGATCATTAAGGACGGGCTCACCGCCGGCATGGAGGTTGTCGGGGAGAAGTTCGCGACCAAGGAGTATTTTGTGCCCGACATGCTGGCCTCGGCCGAAGCGGTGGGCGCCGCAATGGATACCCTGAAGCCGCACCTCGAAGCGTCCCATGTGGAAACGAAGGGCAAATTCGCCATAGTGACGGTTAAAGGTGATATCCACGACATCGGCAAGAACATCGTAGCCATCCTGCTAAAAGGAGCCGGCTACGAAGTGTATGACCTCGGCATCGATATCCCGACGGAGAAGATCGTCGAATTCGTCAGGGAGAACAAGCCGGACTATCTCGGCCTTTCCGCGCTGCTTACGACGACGATGGTGACTATGGGCGAGGTCATCGAGGCGCTGAAGGCCGCCGGTGTCAGGGACAGCGTCAAGGTGCTCATCGGCGGAGCGGCGGTTTCAGAGGATTTCGCAAAACAGATAGGCGCGGACGCGTATTGTGTAGATGGATTCGATGCGATAAAGAAGCTGGAACAGTGGCGATAA
- a CDS encoding vitamin B12 dependent-methionine synthase activation domain-containing protein, whose amino-acid sequence MDATVATLNISVDKKQICRRLGYRNSDEPRPSIVALIEESIEESRRLIEPSCTYQIMDVQRIRRPRVTLVNGAKMTVTSDVLSWVLYPCEQAAIFICSIGPKLEERMAKLTKDGYMVKAMILDSIGSEAVEQLAGCFQDEVQRIANKAEAEITMRYSPGYCDWDIKQQKLIFKNLDGGLAGVNLSDECLMTPRKSISGIIGIGWTEKRRLRVSPCRFCTNQDCTNRR is encoded by the coding sequence ATGGACGCAACCGTTGCCACCCTCAATATAAGTGTAGATAAAAAACAGATATGTCGCCGCCTGGGCTACCGGAACAGCGATGAACCGAGGCCTTCAATAGTTGCTTTGATAGAAGAGAGTATAGAAGAATCCCGCCGGCTGATCGAGCCCTCCTGCACATATCAGATAATGGATGTACAGCGCATCCGCCGCCCCAGGGTCACCCTTGTTAACGGTGCAAAAATGACCGTGACAAGCGATGTGTTGAGCTGGGTACTGTACCCCTGCGAACAGGCCGCGATTTTTATATGCAGTATCGGACCTAAGCTGGAGGAGCGAATGGCCAAGCTGACAAAAGATGGGTACATGGTAAAAGCCATGATACTCGATTCTATAGGCTCCGAAGCGGTCGAGCAGTTGGCGGGCTGTTTCCAGGACGAGGTTCAGCGCATCGCAAATAAGGCGGAGGCGGAGATAACAATGCGGTATAGCCCGGGATATTGCGATTGGGATATCAAACAACAGAAGCTTATTTTTAAGAATCTGGATGGGGGCCTTGCAGGTGTTAACCTTAGTGACGAATGCTTGATGACGCCACGCAAATCCATATCCGGCATTATCGGCATAGGCTGGACCGAAAAGCGCAGGCTCAGGGTGTCTCCCTGCCGGTTTTGCACCAATCAGGACTGTACTAATAGGAGGTAA
- a CDS encoding trimethylamine methyltransferase family protein — MPREGTLIHRPLERLSAAQVERIHNASMEILRDPGLLCFNKQAANIFHGSGAEVTSVDSADHETWSIRIPERLVLKAVDDAPKTVKLGARNPDNAIIMRGDEPRVFLITGSETNIWLDVKTATYAKKSDPNTEIVVPEFHPRRGTVADLCDSAHVCGLLETVDGYIRTVNIQDTDITEANKDVNKFFASLNNMTKHVMAGLTSLSQMDNVVRMAEIIAGGKEALRENPIISFITCLVKSPLQFVDDTTDTLIEICRRGLPIVVSSSPQAGSSAPIKEAGILAQINAEVLAGITLSQLVNPGTPVLYGSVPVRARMDTLSDSYGAVETSQYNVDCTQLARLYKLPNYSTSGVCDPKMPGQQSSVERLFSDILVMLSGPQYLHCAYGLLDCNSVFCLPQAVLDDAHFKMLKFFLRQPMIDEAEVTETLEQIRKVSATPQKLYISYIRKAMRGGLLSEPYPFEGEGNNDGVFNLACKRTQDLLAMPVEHIDEATTKRIFDEVPGILPRLNTYK; from the coding sequence ATGCCAAGAGAAGGAACACTGATCCACAGGCCGCTGGAGAGGCTGAGCGCCGCGCAGGTGGAGCGCATACACAATGCATCCATGGAGATACTGCGCGATCCGGGACTGTTGTGCTTCAACAAACAGGCCGCGAATATATTCCATGGCAGCGGCGCCGAGGTAACCAGCGTCGACAGCGCCGACCACGAGACCTGGTCGATAAGGATACCGGAGCGGCTCGTTCTCAAGGCCGTCGACGACGCGCCGAAGACAGTGAAGCTGGGGGCGAGGAACCCGGACAATGCGATTATCATGCGCGGCGACGAGCCCAGGGTGTTCCTCATAACCGGCTCCGAGACCAATATCTGGCTCGATGTTAAAACAGCGACGTATGCTAAGAAATCCGACCCGAATACGGAGATAGTCGTGCCGGAGTTCCATCCAAGACGTGGAACTGTGGCCGACCTGTGCGATTCCGCGCACGTCTGCGGACTGCTGGAAACCGTCGACGGATATATTAGAACCGTGAACATCCAGGACACGGACATCACAGAGGCGAACAAGGACGTCAATAAGTTCTTCGCCTCGTTGAACAACATGACCAAGCATGTCATGGCCGGGCTGACCAGCCTGAGCCAGATGGACAACGTGGTAAGGATGGCAGAGATCATCGCCGGGGGGAAAGAGGCTCTCAGGGAAAATCCGATTATCTCTTTCATAACCTGCCTGGTCAAGAGCCCGCTGCAGTTCGTAGACGACACAACCGATACTCTCATCGAGATATGCAGGCGCGGGCTGCCCATAGTAGTCTCCTCTTCACCACAGGCCGGAAGCTCGGCGCCTATCAAGGAGGCGGGCATCCTGGCACAGATCAACGCCGAGGTGCTGGCGGGGATAACCCTGAGCCAGCTGGTCAATCCGGGAACTCCGGTGCTCTACGGCAGCGTCCCGGTGCGGGCCCGCATGGACACCCTTAGCGACTCTTACGGCGCGGTGGAGACCAGCCAGTACAACGTGGACTGCACACAGCTGGCGCGCTTATACAAGCTGCCGAACTACTCCACATCCGGGGTGTGCGACCCCAAGATGCCGGGACAGCAGTCTTCCGTCGAGCGCCTGTTCTCCGACATACTGGTTATGCTAAGCGGGCCGCAGTATCTGCACTGCGCCTACGGATTGCTCGACTGCAACTCGGTGTTCTGCCTGCCGCAGGCGGTGCTGGACGACGCGCATTTCAAGATGCTGAAATTCTTCCTCAGGCAGCCGATGATCGATGAGGCAGAGGTTACAGAGACGCTGGAGCAGATAAGGAAGGTGTCGGCGACACCGCAGAAGCTTTATATCAGCTACATCCGCAAGGCGATGCGCGGCGGACTGCTCTCCGAACCCTATCCCTTTGAGGGAGAAGGCAATAACGACGGCGTATTCAATCTGGCCTGTAAGAGAACTCAAGATTTGCTGGCGATGCCGGTAGAGCATATAGATGAAGCAACAACAAAAAGAATTTTCGACGAGGTGCCCGGCATCCTGCCGAGGCTTAACACTTACAAATAG
- a CDS encoding FAD-dependent oxidoreductase: protein MTTEERYDVVIVGAGHNGTTAAAYLAKSGLSVCVLEERPECGGAQEDTDVRAGINISPHPVALYGGAAPGWEQLELWKYGARFDWSAQKLSGGDFSSGKFMGLLCKSGVSQASGKDLEGWLLLSGAMNGCMRELLRATFWTPPHPSYIENTAETIPFMQVYKKHMPQVYTPDLMEWTQFDLMDEWMETEPFKVFQSYIAWMSGAAGHMEGMAIPAFESVVASVLYTTGVVPMGCMHGYYHALIRCAIAHGAVFRTCCPVDEIIIKDGRALGVHVREDAAIKCKTIWANKCVISAAEIKHTFNELIGPDNVDPALSQKVNDINLKGGPIYCNYFITKNKLRYRAKYKEAEQTGVSYPMDSRELYYNHVADCMGKQGNPTVPYDEIIWLWAGSNKIMDPVFHNQCSRPGLFVESSIEFYVPPPEYHTDGPDGMNDEKHPNHVNEKLKKYFRDAFSCVVENLEDDLVEHLVLTPWEQEFRNTGMIGGCWYGARHCRDQWWNERPIPEMARYRVPGIDALYMVHQSAAHPGGLCLMACGYNLMHMLIEDGIVEPGDWWYPAPYYIPEKGKISAVPRQGKVPD, encoded by the coding sequence ATGACCACGGAAGAAAGGTATGACGTTGTCATTGTAGGTGCCGGACACAACGGCACAACAGCTGCGGCCTATCTCGCGAAAAGCGGCCTTAGCGTCTGCGTTCTTGAAGAAAGGCCGGAGTGCGGCGGCGCGCAGGAAGACACCGACGTTAGAGCCGGTATTAACATCAGCCCGCATCCCGTCGCATTATATGGAGGTGCGGCCCCGGGATGGGAACAGCTTGAATTATGGAAATACGGGGCGAGATTTGACTGGTCGGCACAGAAGCTTAGCGGCGGAGATTTCTCGTCCGGGAAGTTCATGGGGCTGTTATGTAAGAGCGGAGTTTCCCAGGCTTCAGGCAAAGACCTGGAGGGCTGGCTGCTGTTATCGGGCGCCATGAATGGTTGCATGAGGGAGCTGCTTCGCGCTACCTTCTGGACCCCGCCCCATCCGTCATATATTGAAAATACAGCGGAAACGATTCCATTCATGCAGGTCTATAAGAAACACATGCCCCAGGTATACACACCGGATCTGATGGAATGGACACAGTTCGACCTGATGGACGAATGGATGGAGACCGAGCCCTTCAAGGTGTTCCAGTCATACATAGCCTGGATGTCAGGCGCCGCCGGACACATGGAAGGCATGGCCATTCCCGCCTTTGAGAGCGTGGTCGCCTCCGTACTTTACACCACGGGCGTCGTTCCCATGGGATGTATGCATGGATACTATCACGCACTGATCCGCTGCGCCATAGCACACGGGGCGGTATTCCGCACCTGCTGCCCGGTAGATGAGATAATCATTAAGGATGGCCGCGCCCTCGGCGTACATGTTAGAGAGGACGCCGCAATTAAATGTAAGACCATCTGGGCTAACAAGTGCGTTATCAGCGCCGCCGAAATAAAACATACATTCAACGAGCTCATCGGACCGGATAACGTTGACCCGGCACTATCTCAGAAGGTCAACGATATCAATCTCAAGGGCGGCCCTATATACTGCAACTATTTCATAACCAAAAACAAGCTTCGCTACAGGGCAAAGTACAAGGAAGCCGAGCAGACCGGCGTTTCCTATCCCATGGACTCTCGCGAACTATATTATAACCATGTCGCGGACTGCATGGGCAAACAGGGCAACCCGACCGTCCCCTATGACGAGATCATATGGCTCTGGGCCGGCAGCAATAAGATTATGGACCCCGTTTTCCATAATCAGTGCTCCAGGCCCGGCCTCTTTGTGGAGAGTTCCATCGAGTTCTATGTGCCTCCGCCCGAGTATCATACCGACGGTCCGGACGGCATGAACGACGAGAAACATCCCAACCACGTCAATGAGAAGCTGAAGAAGTATTTCCGCGACGCCTTCAGCTGCGTAGTGGAGAACCTGGAAGACGACCTGGTGGAACACCTGGTACTTACACCGTGGGAGCAGGAGTTCCGCAATACCGGAATGATCGGCGGCTGCTGGTACGGCGCGCGACACTGCCGCGACCAGTGGTGGAACGAGCGCCCCATACCCGAGATGGCGCGCTACCGCGTCCCCGGAATCGATGCCCTTTATATGGTGCACCAGTCGGCCGCGCACCCCGGAGGCCTTTGCCTCATGGCCTGCGGCTATAATCTGATGCACATGCTCATCGAAGACGGGATCGTCGAGCCCGGAGACTGGTGGTACCCGGCACCTTACTACATCCCTGAGAAGGGCAAGATATCGGCGGTGCCAAGACAGGGAAAGGTCCCTGATTAG
- a CDS encoding dihydropteroate synthase: protein MLIIGERINATNKSVGQAIASRDKEFLTGLAQKQADAGADYIDVNAGVSGTGDGTAAMEWLIDLVQEAVDKPLCIDSDDPDMVEAALKRYRGEKVMINSVNAEPEKLERIGRLVVEWNATVVALIMKEGNIPRAVAERMEAAETIMEHMGRLGVSEDRIYFDPLVLPISVDTSQGMVTLKTIERIKSRFPSAKTVMGLSNISYGLPNRGMVNRSFMLMSAGAGLDAAILDPLDARMMSLVRVGDMLTGNDQGCRKYIRAHRKGLLVE, encoded by the coding sequence ATGCTGATCATAGGTGAGAGGATAAACGCAACCAACAAATCGGTGGGACAGGCCATCGCCTCCAGGGATAAAGAATTCCTGACCGGTCTGGCGCAGAAGCAGGCCGACGCCGGAGCCGACTACATCGACGTGAACGCCGGCGTAAGCGGAACGGGCGACGGGACAGCCGCCATGGAATGGCTCATCGACCTGGTGCAGGAGGCCGTCGATAAGCCGCTTTGTATCGACAGCGACGACCCGGACATGGTCGAGGCCGCCCTCAAGAGATACCGCGGCGAGAAGGTTATGATAAACTCGGTGAACGCCGAGCCTGAAAAGCTGGAGCGCATCGGGCGATTGGTTGTTGAATGGAATGCGACAGTAGTAGCGCTGATCATGAAAGAAGGAAACATCCCCCGCGCTGTTGCGGAACGCATGGAGGCCGCAGAGACGATAATGGAGCACATGGGCCGGCTGGGGGTTAGCGAGGATCGCATCTACTTCGATCCGCTGGTGCTGCCCATATCAGTGGACACATCGCAGGGAATGGTCACGCTGAAGACCATCGAGCGGATAAAATCGCGGTTCCCGTCGGCCAAAACGGTGATGGGCTTGAGCAACATATCGTACGGGCTGCCCAACCGCGGCATGGTAAACCGGTCGTTCATGCTGATGTCGGCAGGAGCCGGACTGGACGCGGCGATACTCGACCCGCTGGACGCCAGGATGATGAGCCTGGTGCGGGTCGGCGACATGCTTACAGGTAACGACCAGGGGTGCAGAAAATACATCAGGGCTCACAGAAAGGGCCTGCTGGTGGAATAA
- a CDS encoding NAD(P)/FAD-dependent oxidoreductase, with protein sequence MENKKFDHQLLLGDVIPEYPFESTYDVIIIGGGPNGLMTAAYLAKAGLKVIVIERRYEIGGGLSTDEILWPCYYSNDHVIYHMMVDYMPVIKDFNLDTHGMSWVKPNMQAAMVFEDGQSLLLTRMIEDTRDSFMRYSHKDAVTFGKIMRSYRRMVDELIAPMTYIPAMSTMDLMMLLEQTDIGKELAEIAEMSPLEIITSNFENDRIRAFLLYISCMWGIDPNETGTGLFVPLLLCRGMNKCYCFGGSHKFAGAMGREIVQAGGTILDRCEVTKIIMEGGKAVGVETLEGRTIKAKAVVSTLDPQTTFLQFLEPKSLPGTLKEAVEGWVYDKWSFYTLHLATHEQPVYKAEEPWASESFLTIFGFESMDQLLAHFKTVIGGKLDTKLMGGHATCESFWDPHLVRAPWGGEVSFFQMHAPYAIDGDCGNWDKRGPEIKEAVLKKWQKVAPNFTKDNIINELAETPVDIEIRFPNMKRGAIKHGDYRPTQLASMRPNLDCSNHRTPIQGLYVGGVSSYPGGLVLGGSGYLAANRVAEDLGAKKWWKPTKEMEKFNATYMK encoded by the coding sequence ATGGAAAATAAGAAATTTGACCACCAGTTGTTACTCGGTGATGTGATACCTGAATATCCATTCGAGAGCACCTACGATGTCATCATCATCGGCGGTGGCCCCAACGGACTCATGACAGCCGCCTATCTTGCCAAGGCAGGATTAAAGGTAATCGTTATCGAGCGCCGCTACGAGATTGGCGGCGGGCTGTCCACGGACGAGATACTCTGGCCGTGTTACTACTCCAACGACCATGTAATCTACCACATGATGGTCGATTATATGCCGGTGATAAAAGACTTTAATCTGGATACTCACGGCATGTCCTGGGTCAAACCGAACATGCAGGCTGCCATGGTCTTTGAAGACGGCCAATCGCTATTACTTACACGCATGATCGAGGATACACGCGATTCCTTTATGCGCTATTCCCACAAGGACGCTGTGACTTTCGGTAAGATTATGCGAAGCTATCGACGCATGGTCGATGAGCTTATCGCACCGATGACATACATACCCGCAATGTCCACCATGGACCTGATGATGCTTCTGGAACAGACCGATATCGGCAAGGAACTGGCGGAGATAGCCGAGATGAGCCCGCTGGAGATCATCACCAGCAACTTTGAGAACGACAGGATCCGCGCCTTCCTGCTTTACATATCCTGCATGTGGGGTATCGATCCTAACGAGACAGGCACCGGCCTGTTTGTACCTTTGCTGCTGTGCCGCGGCATGAACAAATGCTACTGCTTCGGCGGCTCGCATAAGTTCGCAGGCGCCATGGGCCGCGAGATCGTTCAGGCGGGCGGTACCATACTTGACAGGTGTGAAGTAACAAAGATAATCATGGAGGGCGGCAAGGCCGTCGGCGTGGAAACGCTCGAGGGCCGCACGATCAAGGCCAAGGCGGTCGTTTCGACTCTGGACCCGCAGACGACGTTCCTGCAATTCTTAGAGCCCAAGAGCCTTCCCGGCACGCTGAAGGAAGCCGTAGAGGGATGGGTCTATGATAAGTGGAGCTTCTATACCTTGCATCTGGCAACACATGAGCAGCCGGTCTACAAAGCTGAAGAACCTTGGGCCAGCGAGTCATTCCTGACCATCTTCGGCTTCGAGAGCATGGATCAGCTTCTCGCTCACTTCAAGACCGTAATCGGCGGCAAGCTGGATACAAAGCTCATGGGCGGCCACGCCACGTGCGAGAGCTTCTGGGATCCGCATCTGGTCCGCGCCCCGTGGGGCGGAGAGGTTTCCTTCTTCCAGATGCACGCGCCTTATGCCATAGACGGCGACTGCGGCAACTGGGATAAGCGAGGCCCCGAAATCAAGGAAGCCGTCCTGAAGAAGTGGCAGAAGGTTGCCCCCAACTTCACGAAGGACAATATCATCAACGAGCTGGCCGAGACCCCCGTGGACATCGAGATACGCTTCCCCAATATGAAGCGCGGCGCGATCAAGCACGGAGACTATCGCCCGACCCAGCTGGCTTCGATGAGGCCTAACCTTGATTGCTCCAACCACCGCACTCCGATACAAGGGCTGTATGTAGGCGGCGTGTCCTCTTATCCCGGCGGTCTTGTGCTTGGAGGCTCCGGATACCTGGCAGCCAATAGAGTTGCCGAGGACCTGGGCGCCAAGAAGTGGTGGAAGCCGACTAAAGAGATGGAGAAATTCAACGCGACATATATGAAATAG